In Phenylobacterium zucineum HLK1, one DNA window encodes the following:
- a CDS encoding serine hydrolase domain-containing protein: MVEIAGFAPPRFAAVKDAFAAHFEAGEELGARFTLVEAGEVVLDLWAGHADRKRTRAFDEQTLTCIFSTTKALAALLVARAVERGLLRYDQPVAEVWPEFAQAGKAAITVEQVLSHQAGLSGFLEPMEPSLWVEWDAIADKLAAMAPMWPPGTASGYHPITFGYLAGEVFRRTDGRMMGDALGADLRAPFGLDLWIGLPESEFGRLAELQRPSALPDFGEVNDPTRAAFLTPWASVGGVPAAVWRKTQVPSANGYATALALARLMGALADNGWLEGGQILSPALIAEASRERIHGQDLVLPFEMSWGAGFMRNPPNNPWGPGERTFGHSGWGGSCAFADPDRRLGGAYVMNKQGTALMGDARPRRLIEAAYGAL; this comes from the coding sequence ATGGTCGAGATTGCAGGCTTCGCGCCGCCCCGGTTCGCCGCCGTCAAGGACGCCTTCGCCGCCCACTTCGAGGCGGGCGAGGAGCTCGGGGCGCGGTTCACCCTCGTCGAGGCGGGCGAGGTCGTCCTCGACCTGTGGGCGGGCCATGCCGACCGCAAGCGGACGCGGGCCTTCGATGAGCAGACCCTGACCTGCATCTTCTCGACGACCAAGGCCCTGGCCGCCCTGCTGGTGGCGCGGGCGGTGGAACGCGGCCTCCTCCGCTACGACCAGCCCGTGGCCGAGGTCTGGCCCGAGTTCGCGCAAGCCGGAAAGGCGGCGATCACCGTCGAGCAGGTCCTGTCGCACCAGGCGGGCCTGTCGGGGTTCCTGGAGCCCATGGAGCCCAGCCTGTGGGTCGAGTGGGACGCCATCGCCGACAAGCTCGCCGCCATGGCGCCGATGTGGCCGCCGGGAACGGCCAGCGGCTACCATCCGATCACCTTCGGCTACCTGGCCGGCGAGGTCTTCCGCCGGACCGACGGGCGCATGATGGGCGACGCCCTGGGGGCGGATCTTCGGGCCCCCTTCGGCCTCGACCTCTGGATCGGCCTGCCTGAGAGCGAGTTCGGCCGCCTGGCCGAGCTGCAGCGGCCCAGCGCCCTGCCGGACTTCGGCGAGGTGAACGATCCCACCCGCGCCGCCTTCCTGACGCCCTGGGCCTCGGTCGGCGGCGTTCCGGCCGCTGTCTGGCGCAAGACACAGGTCCCGTCGGCCAACGGCTACGCCACGGCGCTCGCCCTCGCGCGGCTGATGGGCGCGCTGGCCGACAACGGCTGGCTCGAGGGCGGGCAGATCCTGTCGCCCGCCCTGATCGCCGAGGCGAGCCGCGAGCGCATCCACGGCCAGGACCTGGTGCTGCCGTTCGAGATGAGCTGGGGCGCGGGCTTCATGCGCAATCCGCCGAACAATCCCTGGGGCCCGGGCGAGCGGACCTTCGGCCACTCGGGCTGGGGCGGGAGCTGCGCCTTCGCCGATCCGGACCGTCGACTGGGCGGCGCCTATGTGATGAACAAGCAGGGGACCGCCCTGATGGGCGACGCCCGGCCCCGGCGGCTGATCGAGGCCGCCTACGGGGCGCTCTGA
- a CDS encoding GNAT family N-acetyltransferase, translated as MSDIKLDFRAAGPTDLPAVHRLVESAYRGDSARAGWTHEADLIEGPRTSAEALQAIVDDPAQVLLLAFDGDRLAGCVQVSRVSGETSYFGMLTVDPRRQAGGLGRRIVAAAERLARERFGASRMELTVVSVRAELIAYYERRGYRRTGESRPFPVALDPPLALSVMEKALS; from the coding sequence ATGTCGGACATCAAGCTGGATTTCCGCGCCGCGGGACCTACGGACCTTCCCGCTGTCCACCGGCTGGTGGAGAGCGCCTATCGCGGCGACAGCGCCCGCGCCGGCTGGACCCACGAGGCCGACCTGATCGAGGGGCCCCGCACGAGCGCCGAGGCCCTGCAGGCGATCGTCGACGATCCGGCCCAGGTTCTGCTGCTGGCGTTCGACGGCGACCGGCTGGCCGGCTGCGTGCAGGTGAGCCGCGTGTCCGGCGAGACGTCCTACTTCGGCATGCTGACGGTCGATCCGCGCCGGCAGGCCGGCGGGCTCGGCCGCCGGATCGTCGCGGCGGCCGAGCGCTTAGCCCGCGAGCGGTTCGGCGCCTCGCGCATGGAGCTGACGGTGGTCTCGGTCCGCGCCGAGCTGATCGCCTACTACGAACGCCGGGGCTACCGGCGGACGGGCGAGAGCCGGCCGTTCCCGGTGGCCCTCGACCCGCCGCTCGCGCTCTCGGTGATGGAGAAGGCGCTGAGCTAG
- the rarD gene encoding EamA family transporter RarD has translation MAPSASDGEGRLALTAGIVCYLIWGFVPLAFQAIGALGVGSWEMLSHRILWSAPAAALFVLLARQAAEARAVLRQPRVLGWLAVSSVLIATNWVVFIWAVNSGRLLETSLGYYINPLVNMAAGALIFRERIDRIGQAAIALALVGVLVQTAALGHLPWVSLVLAFSFGGYGIVRKRVSASAQTGLLWECLILGLPSLALILWLQARGEGHFTAGPVEAAWLIASGPITAAPLALFAWAARRLPLSAMGFLQFLAPTISFCIGLLQGEAFTPLRAISFAFIWAGAAVFLYGAWRRSRAVRVAIATTAAARK, from the coding sequence ATGGCTCCGTCCGCGTCCGACGGTGAAGGCCGTCTGGCGCTGACGGCGGGAATCGTCTGCTACCTGATCTGGGGGTTCGTCCCGCTGGCCTTCCAGGCCATCGGGGCCCTCGGCGTGGGATCGTGGGAGATGCTCTCCCACCGGATCCTCTGGAGCGCGCCCGCCGCGGCGCTCTTCGTGCTGCTCGCCCGCCAGGCGGCCGAGGCGCGGGCCGTGCTGCGCCAGCCCCGCGTGCTGGGCTGGCTGGCGGTCTCGTCCGTGCTGATCGCCACGAACTGGGTGGTGTTCATCTGGGCGGTGAACTCGGGCCGCCTGCTGGAGACCTCGCTCGGCTACTACATCAACCCTCTGGTCAACATGGCCGCCGGGGCGCTGATCTTCCGCGAGCGCATCGACCGCATCGGTCAGGCGGCGATCGCCCTGGCCCTCGTCGGCGTGCTCGTCCAGACGGCGGCGCTGGGCCATCTGCCCTGGGTGTCGCTGGTGCTGGCCTTCAGCTTCGGCGGCTACGGGATCGTGCGCAAGCGCGTCTCGGCCTCCGCCCAGACGGGGCTCCTGTGGGAGTGCCTGATCCTGGGCCTGCCCAGTCTGGCGCTGATCCTCTGGCTGCAGGCGCGCGGCGAGGGCCACTTCACGGCCGGGCCGGTCGAGGCCGCCTGGCTGATCGCCTCGGGCCCGATCACCGCCGCGCCGCTGGCGCTGTTCGCCTGGGCCGCCCGCCGGCTCCCGCTGTCGGCCATGGGGTTCCTGCAGTTCCTGGCGCCCACCATCAGCTTCTGCATCGGCCTCCTTCAGGGCGAGGCGTTCACGCCGCTGCGGGCGATCTCCTTCGCCTTCATATGGGCGGGGGCCGCCGTCTTCCTCTACGGCGCATGGCGGCGCTCGCGCGCGGTGCGGGTCGCGATCGCCACGACGGCGGCCGCGCGGAAGTAG
- a CDS encoding aspartate-semialdehyde dehydrogenase, with translation MGYRVAVVGATGNVGREMLNILEEVKFPVEKIHAIASRKSIGQLVSFGDQNIACEDVEQFDFSKVDVVLMSVSGSFSKEWSPKIGAAGPIVIDNSSAWRMDPDVPLIVPEVNPDDVEWANRKNIIANPNCSTAQLVVALKPLHDRAKIKRVVVATYQSVSGAGKEGMDELWDQTKGVFVLGAPEPKKFPKQIAFNVIPFIGAFRDDGYTDEEAKMWDETHKMIDPAIKLTVTCVRVPVMVGHSEAVNIEFESPLDEDEAREILREAPGLIVIDKREPTGYITPKEAQGEFPVFVSRIRNDPTVENGLSMWVVADNLRKGAALNAVQIAELLHQRGLIRQKAIA, from the coding sequence ATGGGTTACCGGGTCGCCGTGGTCGGCGCCACGGGCAACGTGGGCCGTGAAATGCTGAACATCCTCGAGGAAGTGAAATTCCCCGTGGAGAAGATTCACGCGATCGCGTCCCGCAAATCCATCGGTCAGCTCGTCTCCTTCGGCGACCAGAACATCGCCTGCGAGGACGTCGAGCAGTTCGACTTCTCGAAGGTCGACGTCGTGCTGATGAGCGTCTCGGGCTCGTTCTCCAAGGAGTGGTCGCCGAAGATCGGCGCCGCGGGCCCGATCGTCATCGACAACTCGTCGGCCTGGCGCATGGACCCCGACGTCCCGCTGATCGTCCCCGAGGTGAACCCGGACGACGTGGAGTGGGCGAACCGCAAGAACATCATCGCCAACCCGAACTGCTCGACCGCCCAGCTGGTGGTGGCGCTGAAGCCGCTGCACGACCGGGCTAAGATCAAGCGGGTGGTGGTGGCCACCTACCAGTCGGTCTCGGGCGCCGGCAAGGAAGGCATGGACGAGCTCTGGGACCAGACCAAGGGCGTGTTCGTCCTGGGCGCCCCCGAACCGAAGAAGTTCCCCAAGCAGATCGCCTTCAACGTCATCCCGTTCATCGGCGCGTTCCGCGACGACGGCTACACCGACGAGGAAGCCAAGATGTGGGACGAGACGCACAAGATGATCGACCCGGCCATCAAGCTGACGGTCACCTGCGTGCGCGTGCCGGTGATGGTCGGCCACTCCGAGGCGGTGAACATCGAGTTCGAGAGCCCGCTCGACGAGGACGAGGCCCGCGAGATCCTGCGCGAGGCCCCGGGCCTGATCGTCATCGATAAGCGCGAGCCCACCGGCTACATCACGCCCAAGGAAGCCCAGGGCGAGTTCCCGGTGTTCGTCAGCCGCATCCGCAACGACCCGACCGTCGAGAACGGGCTGTCGATGTGGGTGGTCGCCGACAACCTGCGCAAGGGCGCGGCCCTGAACGCGGTGCAGATCGCCGAGCTGCTCCACCAGCGCGGCCTGATCCGCCAGAAGGCGATCGCTTAA
- a CDS encoding PaaI family thioesterase, with the protein MADTGMPFANLMGVEIVEREKDRVRGRLTVREDLCTAGGILHGGAFMAFADALGAIGGFLNLPAGARTTTLESKTNFLGSAKVGTVVDGEATPLHIGRRSSVWQTRITGPDGRLLALVIQTQMTVQD; encoded by the coding sequence ATGGCCGACACCGGCATGCCGTTCGCCAATCTCATGGGCGTGGAGATCGTCGAGCGCGAGAAGGATCGCGTGCGGGGGCGGCTGACCGTCCGCGAGGACCTGTGCACGGCCGGCGGCATCCTGCACGGCGGCGCCTTCATGGCCTTCGCCGACGCGCTGGGCGCCATCGGCGGCTTCCTCAACCTGCCGGCCGGCGCCCGGACCACGACGCTGGAGAGCAAGACCAACTTCCTGGGCTCGGCCAAGGTCGGGACGGTGGTCGATGGCGAGGCGACGCCACTGCACATCGGACGCCGGTCCAGCGTCTGGCAGACCCGCATCACCGGCCCCGACGGCCGGCTGCTGGCGCTGGTCATCCAGACCCAGATGACCGTGCAGGACTAG
- a CDS encoding response regulator, whose protein sequence is MSLDPASRARFNLERAAVMLLDDTPMGMSILVQIVTGLGAKTLYRCASVEQAQQVATSYELDLAIVDGMAPSGAGYDFVRWMRTEAKEPNCYTPVLITTAHTPASDVARARDCGGHIIIKKPIAPKVMLERILWVAKEGRPFLFSGSYVGPDRRFRNDGPPDGIGRRREDHMVDAGEAPADEEAASDARAAS, encoded by the coding sequence ATGTCGCTCGATCCCGCCTCTCGCGCGCGCTTCAACCTGGAGCGCGCCGCCGTCATGCTGCTGGACGACACCCCGATGGGCATGTCGATCCTGGTGCAGATCGTCACCGGGCTGGGCGCCAAGACGCTCTACCGCTGCGCCAGCGTCGAGCAGGCCCAGCAGGTGGCCACCAGCTACGAGCTGGACCTCGCCATCGTCGACGGCATGGCGCCGTCGGGGGCCGGCTACGACTTCGTGCGCTGGATGCGGACCGAAGCCAAGGAGCCCAACTGCTACACGCCGGTGCTGATCACCACCGCCCACACGCCGGCCAGCGACGTGGCCCGGGCCCGCGACTGCGGCGGGCACATCATCATCAAGAAGCCGATCGCGCCCAAGGTCATGCTGGAGCGGATCCTGTGGGTGGCCAAGGAGGGGCGGCCCTTCCTGTTCTCGGGCAGCTACGTCGGGCCCGACCGGCGCTTCCGCAACGACGGACCGCCCGACGGGATCGGCCGCCGGCGCGAGGATCACATGGTCGACGCCGGCGAGGCGCCGGCCGACGAGGAGGCCGCGTCCGACGCGCGGGCCGCGTCGTGA
- a CDS encoding EVE domain-containing protein, giving the protein MAGWLVKSEPNTYSFEDLQRDGRTVWDGVRNNAAALHLKAMKAGDEVLFYHSQEGLAVVGIARVSREAFPDATDPSGRFVAVELEPVRPLARPVTLAEMKANPALSEMAMLRQSRLSVSPVRPEEWRAILGMAG; this is encoded by the coding sequence ATGGCGGGCTGGCTGGTGAAGTCGGAACCCAACACCTACAGCTTCGAGGACCTGCAGCGCGACGGCCGCACCGTCTGGGACGGCGTCCGCAACAACGCCGCGGCCCTGCACCTGAAGGCGATGAAGGCGGGCGACGAGGTGCTCTTCTACCATTCCCAGGAAGGCCTGGCGGTGGTGGGGATCGCCAGGGTCTCCCGCGAGGCCTTCCCGGACGCCACCGACCCTTCCGGCCGTTTCGTCGCCGTCGAGCTCGAGCCCGTGCGGCCGCTGGCCAGACCCGTGACCCTGGCCGAGATGAAGGCGAACCCCGCCCTCTCCGAAATGGCGATGCTGCGGCAGTCGCGGCTGTCGGTCTCGCCCGTCCGCCCCGAGGAATGGCGCGCGATCCTGGGCATGGCCGGCTGA
- the leuB gene encoding 3-isopropylmalate dehydrogenase, with amino-acid sequence MTDLLLLPGDGIGPEVTAQVRRVAERLAPDLAIDERPFGGTSYDRHGTPLTDEALALAKASKAVLMGAVGGPQWAGVPRDKRPEAGLLALRAGMEVFANLRPALCFEPLADASTLKREVVEGLDIMIVRELIGGIYFGSPRFIEEIPGGKRAVDTQVYTTPEIERIGRVAFELARKRRNKVTSCEKSNVMDSGLLWREVITDLHQRDYADVQLEHMLADNAAMQLVKNPRQFDVIVTDNLFGDILSDEASQLTGSLGLLPSAALGEPGRPGLYEPIHGSAPDIAGKGIANPLAAILSFEMALRWSLDRPDLADRLFAAVGRALEKGARTPDLGGKLTTIQMGEAVLAEL; translated from the coding sequence GTGACCGATCTGCTTCTGCTTCCCGGCGACGGCATCGGACCGGAAGTGACCGCCCAGGTGCGCCGGGTCGCCGAGCGGCTGGCGCCCGACCTCGCCATCGACGAGCGCCCGTTCGGCGGGACCAGCTACGACCGGCACGGGACGCCGCTGACCGACGAGGCGCTGGCCCTGGCCAAGGCGTCGAAGGCCGTGCTGATGGGCGCCGTGGGCGGCCCCCAGTGGGCGGGCGTTCCGCGCGACAAGCGCCCGGAAGCGGGCCTGCTCGCCCTGCGCGCCGGCATGGAGGTGTTCGCGAACCTTCGCCCCGCCCTGTGCTTCGAGCCGCTGGCCGACGCCTCGACGCTGAAGCGGGAGGTGGTCGAGGGCCTCGACATCATGATCGTGCGCGAGCTGATCGGCGGCATCTACTTCGGCAGCCCACGCTTCATCGAGGAGATCCCGGGCGGCAAGCGGGCGGTGGACACCCAGGTCTACACCACCCCCGAGATCGAGCGGATCGGTCGGGTCGCCTTCGAGCTCGCCCGCAAGCGCCGCAACAAGGTGACGAGCTGCGAGAAGTCCAACGTGATGGACTCGGGCCTGCTCTGGCGCGAGGTGATCACCGACCTGCACCAGCGCGACTACGCGGACGTCCAGCTCGAGCACATGCTGGCCGACAACGCCGCCATGCAGCTGGTGAAGAACCCGCGCCAGTTCGACGTCATCGTCACCGACAACCTGTTCGGCGACATCCTCTCGGACGAGGCCTCGCAACTGACCGGCAGCCTGGGCCTGCTGCCCTCGGCCGCGCTGGGCGAGCCCGGCCGTCCCGGCCTCTACGAGCCGATCCACGGCTCGGCGCCGGACATCGCCGGCAAGGGGATCGCCAATCCGCTGGCGGCGATCCTGTCGTTCGAGATGGCGCTGCGCTGGTCGCTGGATCGGCCCGACCTGGCCGACCGGCTGTTCGCGGCCGTGGGCCGGGCCCTGGAGAAGGGGGCGCGCACGCCGGATCTCGGCGGTAAGCTCACCACGATCCAGATGGGCGAGGCGGTGCTCGCCGAACTCTAG